A part of Deltaproteobacteria bacterium genomic DNA contains:
- a CDS encoding DUF2760 domain-containing protein: MTRGLSELSACINYNYYFLGAPLLVGLLLLLTLPKLVTSGEPTQEAAPVQATTEPKKVAAPPKPTSGAAIQFLGLLQREGRLVDFLREDITAYDDGQIGAAVRAIHEGCRQILSEHLTLEPVLSGNEGDEVTVPADFDPSAIRLTGNVTGEPPFRGTLRHAGWRAKQVKLPAQPAGQDTKIVAPAEVEIS; the protein is encoded by the coding sequence ATGACTCGTGGATTATCCGAACTCTCGGCGTGCATTAACTACAATTATTATTTCCTTGGGGCTCCGCTGCTTGTCGGTTTATTACTACTTCTGACTCTCCCGAAACTGGTGACGAGTGGAGAACCAACGCAAGAAGCGGCGCCGGTGCAGGCAACTACCGAGCCTAAGAAAGTTGCAGCTCCACCAAAGCCAACATCTGGTGCGGCAATACAATTTCTTGGTTTGCTGCAAAGAGAAGGTCGGCTGGTGGACTTCCTGCGTGAAGACATTACTGCCTATGATGATGGCCAGATTGGTGCGGCCGTACGTGCGATTCACGAAGGCTGTCGCCAGATTTTATCTGAACACCTGACATTGGAGCCGGTTTTGAGTGGGAATGAAGGTGACGAAGTGACCGTGCCTGCGGACTTTGATCCCTCCGCGATTCGGCTGACCGGTAATGTGACTGGCGAGCCGCCATTTCGTGGTACACTACGTCATGCTGGCTGGCGTGCCAAACAAGTAAAGCTACCGGCTCAGCCTGCTGGACAAGACACCAAGATTGTTGCCCCGGCGGAAGTGGAAATTTCGTAA